Proteins encoded within one genomic window of Lysinibacillus sphaericus:
- a CDS encoding thioesterase II family protein — translation MNINLICLPFAGGSAAVYRDWVDFVAPYINVIPLEYAGRGKRFIEPLYENFESCIEDLYNIVIKHIENNENFALFGHSMGAHIAYELTLKLKTDNVIPKHLFISSRVPPHLSHINYSSLTKEQFLLKLEKMGGTQKEFFKNKELIDIYLPIIRNDFRILEEYLITNHTVRSDGVMCNTSGFFGKEENIFEEMQEWKQYIDKEYNVFKMQGNHFYLNIDKENLINLINLILSD, via the coding sequence ATGAATATTAATTTGATTTGTTTACCTTTTGCAGGTGGTTCTGCAGCGGTGTATAGGGACTGGGTAGATTTCGTAGCCCCCTATATTAATGTGATTCCATTGGAATATGCAGGTAGAGGGAAGCGCTTTATTGAACCATTGTATGAAAATTTCGAGTCATGTATAGAGGATTTATACAATATTGTAATAAAACATATTGAAAATAATGAAAATTTTGCTTTATTTGGCCATAGTATGGGTGCTCATATAGCTTATGAATTAACTCTAAAATTAAAAACTGACAATGTTATTCCTAAACATCTTTTTATATCTAGTAGAGTCCCTCCGCATCTTTCCCACATCAATTATTCTTCATTAACTAAAGAACAATTTTTACTAAAGTTAGAGAAAATGGGTGGAACCCAAAAAGAATTTTTTAAAAATAAAGAGTTAATTGATATTTATTTACCTATTATAAGAAATGATTTTCGTATTTTAGAAGAGTATTTAATTACTAACCATACTGTAAGGAGTGATGGGGTAATGTGTAATACAAGTGGTTTTTTTGGAAAGGAAGAAAACATATTTGAGGAAATGCAAGAATGGAAACAATACATAGACAAAGAATATAATGTTTTTAAAATGCAAGGAAATCATTTCTATTTAAATATAGATAAGGAAAATTTAATTAATTTAATTAATTTAATCCTAAGTGATTGA
- the ccsB gene encoding c-type cytochrome biogenesis protein CcsB translates to MNTEDLLTLSSNLLFISFLILLITILPLGLSVKSKGRKFSFLGILLTYVAFILQLGYFITRWIAVNHAPVSNMFEFVTFFGIMLIGSFILIYHIYKQIVVGLFVVPIALIIIGYGSVFSNEVNPLVPSLQSNWLTIHVITVAISSAILSISFATSLIYLLRVLDVKKKTINTRSLEFVMYCLIVVIGFIGASTVFGIFMEKVTIQYTNAQNVLDKAIYKMHPLVVYENDLGLGIITIPNTIDAVKLNSIVWAFLVGTILYLCIRIVARSSISALLKPLTSRVNPNLMDEVSYRAIIIGYPLFSLGGLVFAMIWAQIAWGRYWGWDPKEVWALITFLFYAALMHLRISKNWEGERTAWMAIIGFGIIVFNQVFVNLVIAGLHSYA, encoded by the coding sequence ATGAATACAGAAGATTTACTAACTTTAAGTAGTAATTTACTTTTTATTTCTTTCCTAATACTATTAATAACGATTTTACCACTTGGACTTTCAGTAAAATCTAAAGGAAGAAAATTTAGTTTTCTAGGAATTCTACTTACATACGTTGCATTCATTCTTCAATTGGGGTACTTCATAACGAGATGGATTGCTGTAAATCACGCGCCAGTAAGTAACATGTTTGAATTTGTCACGTTTTTCGGAATAATGCTTATTGGAAGCTTCATTTTAATTTATCATATATATAAACAGATTGTTGTTGGTTTATTTGTTGTTCCTATAGCGCTAATTATTATTGGATATGGAAGTGTTTTCTCAAATGAGGTTAATCCATTAGTACCCTCTTTACAAAGTAATTGGTTAACTATACATGTAATTACAGTAGCAATTTCTAGTGCGATATTATCTATCTCATTTGCAACTAGCCTTATCTACCTTCTAAGGGTTTTAGATGTAAAGAAAAAGACAATTAATACTCGCTCGTTGGAATTTGTAATGTATTGTCTTATTGTTGTTATAGGATTTATTGGAGCATCAACTGTTTTTGGTATTTTTATGGAAAAAGTAACTATTCAATATACAAATGCGCAAAATGTTCTAGATAAAGCTATTTATAAAATGCATCCTCTAGTTGTATATGAAAATGATTTAGGTTTGGGAATTATAACAATCCCTAATACTATAGATGCAGTGAAACTTAACTCAATTGTTTGGGCCTTTTTGGTAGGTACGATTTTATACCTGTGCATTCGTATTGTTGCTAGGAGTAGCATTAGTGCTTTATTAAAACCATTGACAAGCAGAGTAAATCCAAATTTAATGGATGAGGTTTCATATAGAGCAATTATAATTGGTTATCCTTTATTTTCTTTAGGTGGATTAGTTTTTGCAATGATTTGGGCGCAAATTGCTTGGGGAAGATATTGGGGATGGGACCCTAAAGAGGTTTGGGCACTCATAACGTTTTTATTCTATGCTGCATTAATGCATTTACGTATATCAAAAAATTGGGAAGGTGAAAGGACTGCGTGGATGGCGATAATTGGATTTGGTATTATTGTTTTTAATCAAGTTTTCGTGAACTTAGTTATTGCAGGCCTCCACTCGTATGCATAG
- a CDS encoding helix-turn-helix domain-containing protein: MRNKAEVLMHPVRMKILQALMHNTDEGLSTLEMISVIKDVPQATLYRHIQILMDESIIKIVKERKVRSVTEKFYALNEDAAKISKEDWSILTKKQKLNYISYYQLALLSQYQNYLNLCEEDEHIVDSATFSLLDLSLTKEQFNHFQNDLNDLLTRYYNMSDSSHTTETKTIAVNIIPKS; the protein is encoded by the coding sequence ATGCGTAATAAAGCAGAGGTTTTAATGCATCCTGTGAGAATGAAAATTTTACAAGCGCTGATGCATAATACAGACGAAGGCTTAAGTACCTTAGAGATGATTTCTGTTATTAAAGATGTACCGCAAGCTACTTTATATCGCCACATTCAAATATTAATGGATGAAAGCATCATTAAAATTGTGAAGGAGCGAAAAGTACGTTCTGTAACGGAAAAATTTTATGCATTAAATGAAGATGCTGCAAAAATAAGTAAGGAGGATTGGTCAATACTAACGAAAAAGCAAAAACTCAACTATATTTCGTACTATCAATTAGCTCTACTGTCTCAGTATCAAAATTATTTAAACTTATGTGAAGAAGATGAACATATCGTAGATTCTGCAACTTTTTCATTACTGGACTTATCCTTAACGAAAGAACAGTTTAACCACTTTCAAAATGATTTGAACGATTTATTAACGAGATACTATAATATGTCCGATTCAAGCCATACAACGGAAACAAAAACAATCGCAGTAAATATTATTCCAAAATCGTAA
- a CDS encoding YitT family protein, translating into MKKSKSLENIRKFIMIITGAIIAAYGLEAVLIPNNVIDGGVTGLSIMGAHLFEIPLGVLLFVLNIPFIYIGYKQVGKTFALMSCAGIAALSISTVLLHDVKTILGPNDPLLIVLSGGMLLGIGIGIVLRNGGALDGSEVLAVLLSRKIPFSVGDIILFINAFIFLGASFIFGLESALYSALTYYIAKNVIDIIQVGLEKSKDVRVVSAKSEEIGDAIQARLGRGVTYTQGRGGFSNEPTEILNCVINRMEENKLVSIIKDIDSSAFVVISDVSEVRGGNFKKRDIH; encoded by the coding sequence ATGAAAAAAAGCAAGTCACTTGAAAATATACGAAAATTTATCATGATTATTACAGGGGCAATCATCGCAGCGTATGGACTTGAAGCTGTATTAATACCAAACAATGTGATTGATGGTGGCGTTACAGGTCTTAGTATTATGGGTGCCCATTTATTTGAAATTCCATTAGGCGTGCTACTCTTTGTATTAAATATTCCTTTTATCTATATTGGCTACAAACAAGTAGGAAAAACATTTGCATTAATGAGCTGTGCTGGGATTGCTGCGTTATCGATTTCCACAGTTCTATTACATGACGTTAAAACGATTTTAGGACCGAATGATCCTTTATTAATTGTTTTATCTGGTGGTATGTTACTTGGAATTGGGATAGGAATTGTTTTACGTAATGGTGGTGCTTTAGATGGCTCTGAAGTATTAGCCGTACTACTATCACGTAAAATACCGTTTTCAGTCGGAGATATTATATTATTTATCAATGCCTTTATTTTCTTAGGGGCAAGCTTTATTTTCGGATTAGAGAGTGCTTTATATTCCGCTTTAACGTACTATATTGCGAAAAATGTTATTGATATTATTCAAGTTGGTTTAGAAAAATCTAAAGACGTCCGTGTTGTCAGTGCAAAATCTGAGGAAATTGGGGATGCCATTCAAGCTCGTTTAGGGCGTGGCGTTACTTATACACAAGGGCGTGGCGGGTTTTCAAACGAACCAACTGAAATATTAAACTGTGTCATTAACCGTATGGAAGAAAATAAGTTGGTATCCATTATTAAAGACATAGATAGCAGTGCGTTTGTCGTCATTTCTGATGTTTCAGAAGTGCGTGGTGGCAATTTCAAAAAACGCGATATTCACTAA
- a CDS encoding ABC transporter ATP-binding protein has product MNTLMEVQNISKQYKTKKVLDNISFSIYGEEIVALVGKNGCGKSTLLKIIGGIVDSDSGAVTSHVQSLKIGYVPEITPPHVLFTPEEYLFHMGKISGVPRKPLQQKINQLLELFNMQEVRSTRITHFSKGMKQKIMIMQAMLEETHLLILDEPLSGLDPRAQNELENTLLSLKENGYSIILTCHETKLLENLVDRILLMEGGQVVQLESFTDASNQNNLIVFELPSDQSLDTVLSFIQIKQMRTLNNGNQELTVTVNSGDTDKTLLALLQHEATIKQLMPLNSKKEQFHSHF; this is encoded by the coding sequence ATGAATACGTTAATGGAAGTTCAAAACATTTCTAAACAATATAAAACAAAGAAAGTTTTAGATAACATTTCATTTTCCATTTATGGAGAGGAAATTGTCGCACTTGTAGGGAAGAATGGTTGTGGTAAAAGTACGCTACTAAAAATTATTGGAGGTATCGTCGATTCAGATAGTGGCGCAGTTACTAGTCATGTACAATCTTTAAAAATTGGGTACGTCCCCGAAATTACTCCTCCACATGTACTCTTTACGCCCGAAGAGTATCTTTTTCATATGGGTAAAATAAGTGGTGTACCTCGTAAGCCATTACAACAAAAAATAAATCAATTACTTGAGCTATTCAATATGCAAGAGGTTCGGTCGACACGAATTACTCATTTTTCAAAAGGCATGAAGCAAAAGATTATGATTATGCAGGCAATGCTTGAAGAAACACATCTTCTAATTTTGGATGAACCTTTATCTGGACTTGATCCTCGTGCCCAAAATGAATTAGAAAACACCCTTTTGTCTTTAAAAGAGAATGGATATAGTATTATATTAACCTGTCACGAAACCAAATTATTAGAAAACCTAGTGGATCGGATTTTATTAATGGAAGGCGGCCAAGTGGTACAACTGGAATCATTTACAGACGCTTCTAACCAAAACAATCTAATAGTGTTTGAGTTACCCAGCGACCAATCACTTGATACAGTACTTTCCTTTATCCAAATCAAACAAATGCGCACATTAAATAATGGCAATCAAGAGCTAACTGTAACGGTAAACAGTGGAGATACAGACAAAACCCTTTTGGCCTTACTTCAACACGAAGCTACCATTAAACAGCTTATGCCTCTAAATTCAAAGAAGGAACAATTTCATAGTCATTTCTAG
- a CDS encoding IS3 family transposase (programmed frameshift): MGTRVSYPYEVKMKAIKMRLAGVPVKQILLELNIRHKTQVETWVRWYRNGEVNRLKQPVGKQYIFNKGPEPDNEQTKLALENRYLKQQIEVPKKVRRIGEEVVGEVAVQLVASLRSIMSVKDICKHFGIARSTYYRWKQASTDARSRQTIERRIGELCRTNKFRYGYRKITALLRQEMCVNHKVVQRIMQKYGWQCRVKVKKRKRTGQPYAIAANLLNRDFEATAPLQKLVTDITYLPFGQKQLYLSSIQDLYNGEIIAYSIGDCQDTDFVLDTLAQLHHLPEGCTLHSDQGAVYTSYGYQQAVKAKGITMSMSRKGTPADNAPIESFHSVLKSETFYLDNLNSTTTAIVEQTVKDYINYYNNNRIQTKLNNLSPVQYRQRVG; the protein is encoded by the exons ATGGGAACAAGAGTGAGTTATCCCTATGAAGTAAAAATGAAAGCGATTAAGATGCGATTAGCAGGTGTACCTGTCAAACAGATTCTATTGGAATTAAATATACGCCATAAAACACAGGTCGAAACATGGGTGCGTTGGTATAGAAATGGTGAAGTCAATCGTTTGAAACAACCTGTAGGCAAACAATATATCTTTAATAAGGGTCCTGAACCGGACAATGAACAAACGAAATTAGCATTGGAAAACCGTTATTTAAAGCAACAAATTGAGGTGC CTAAAAAAGTACGCAGAATTGGAGAGGAAGTGGTTGGAGAAGTAGCAGTACAATTAGTTGCGTCACTAAGAAGCATAATGTCTGTAAAGGACATTTGTAAACATTTTGGGATTGCACGATCTACCTACTATCGTTGGAAACAGGCATCAACCGATGCAAGGTCTCGTCAAACAATAGAGAGACGTATCGGTGAACTCTGTCGTACAAATAAATTTCGCTATGGCTACAGAAAAATTACAGCACTCTTACGTCAAGAAATGTGCGTCAATCATAAAGTGGTTCAACGTATTATGCAAAAATATGGTTGGCAATGTCGCGTGAAAGTGAAAAAACGGAAACGAACAGGACAACCTTATGCAATCGCAGCAAATTTATTAAATCGCGATTTTGAAGCCACCGCACCGTTACAGAAGCTCGTAACTGATATTACTTACTTGCCATTTGGTCAAAAACAGTTGTATCTTTCAAGTATTCAAGATTTATATAATGGTGAAATTATTGCCTATTCGATTGGAGACTGCCAAGATACTGATTTTGTGCTGGATACATTAGCTCAACTTCATCATTTGCCCGAAGGGTGTACGTTGCACAGTGACCAAGGGGCGGTATACACATCGTATGGTTATCAACAGGCCGTAAAAGCAAAAGGCATTACCATGAGCATGTCCCGTAAAGGTACGCCCGCTGATAATGCCCCAATCGAATCGTTTCATTCTGTGTTAAAGTCTGAAACATTCTACTTAGACAATTTGAACAGTACTACGACGGCCATCGTAGAACAAACTGTCAAAGACTATATAAACTATTATAACAATAACCGAATTCAAACGAAACTAAACAACCTGTCGCCGGTTCAATACCGACAACGGGTTGGGTAA